The following proteins are encoded in a genomic region of Opisthocomus hoazin isolate bOpiHoa1 chromosome 4, bOpiHoa1.hap1, whole genome shotgun sequence:
- the FERD3L gene encoding fer3-like protein — protein sequence MSAGLFPAHQHPGLLDELQGRAPQVPCPEGLLGASVLDFVADLSLGAPQAPPRAGPGLGLCEVTSGPPFGDRALSLREGMARGLPLAAFGDGDPEEDEEEEEEERTRSTFLLDRPRRKRVITYAQRQAANIRERKRMFNLNEAFDQLRKKVPTFAYEKRLSRIETLRLAIVYISFMTELLDGGSRQEAS from the coding sequence ATGTCAGCCGGCCTCTtcccagcccaccagcacccggggCTGCTGGATGAGCTGCAAGGCAGAGCCCCGCAAGTGCCCTGCCCGGAGGGGCTTCTGGGCGCCTCGGTGCTGGATTTCGTGGCCGACCTCTCCCTGGgagccccccaggcccccccccgggccgggccgggcctggggcTCTGTGAGGTCACCTCCGGGCCTCCCTTCGGGGACAGAGCCCTGTCGCTCCGGGAGGGGATGGCCCGGGGGCTGCCCCTGGCTGCCTTCGGAGATGGAGATCCCgaagaagatgaggaggaagaggaagaggagagaacgCGCAGCACTTTCCTCCTGGACAGACCCAGGAGAAAGAGGGTCATCACCTATGCCCAGCGCCAGGCTGCCAACATACGGGAGAGGAAGAGGATGTTCAACCTCAACGAGGCGTTTGACCAGCTGAGGAAGAAGGTGCCCACCTTTGCCTACGAGAAGAGGCTCTCCCGGATAGAGACATTGCGCCTGGCCATAGTGTACATCTCCTTCATGACTGAGCTCCTGGAcggcggcagcaggcaggaggcgAGCTAG